GATCTCGAAGGTCTTGTCGTGGCTGCCGTACTCCTCGGCGGCCTGCGCCATCAGGCCCACGTTGGGGACGGACCCCATCGTCGTCGGATCGAACGCGCCGCGCGCACGGCAGTCGTCGATCACGACCTGGTAGATGCCGGCGTAGCTGCTGTCAGGGATGACGGCGAGTGTGTCGGCCTCGGCGCCGTCCGGGCCCCACATGTGGCCCGAGGTGCGGATCATCGCCGGCATCGACGCGTCGACGATGACGTCGCTCGGCACGTGGAGGTTGGTGATCCCGCGGTCGGAGTCGACCATCGCGAGGGCCGGGCCGTCGGCCAGACCCTGGTTGATCGCAGCCTGGACGGAGTCACGGACGTCCGCCGGGAGCGAGTCGATCCCGGCGAGGATGCTGCCCAGCCCGTTGTTGGGGCTGAGGCCGGCCGCCGCAAGGGCGTCGCCGTGCTCGGCGAAGAGCTGCGGGAAGAACGCCTGGACGACATGACCGAAGATGATCGGGTCGGAGACCTTCATCATGGTGGCCTTGAGGTGCACCGAGAACAGCACGCCCTCGGCCTTGGCGCGCTCGATCTGCGCGGTGAGGAACTCACGCAGCGCGGCGACGTTCATCGCGGTCGCGTCGACGACCTCGCCGGCGAGAACCGGCACGGACTCGCGCAGGACGGTGGTGGAGCCGTCGGCAGCGACGTGCTCGATGCGCAGCGAACCGTCCTTCTCGATGACGGCCGACTTCTCGCTGGAACGGAAGTCGTCGGCCTCCATGTGGGCCACGTTGGTCTTCGAGTCGGCCGACCATGCGCCCATCGAGTGGGGGTGCTTGCGGGCGTAGCTCTTGACCGACGCAGGTGCACGGCGGTCGGAGTTGCCCTCACGCAGCACGGGGTTGACGGCGCTGCCCTTGACCTTGTCGTAGCGGGCGCGAACGTCGCGCTCCTCGTCGGTCGCGGGCTCGTCCGGGTAGTTCGGGATCGCGTAGCCCTGGGCCTGGAGCTCGGCGACGGCCGCCTTGAGCTGCGGCACCGAGGCGCTGATGTTCGGCAGCTTGATGATGTTGGCCTCGGGCTGCTTCGCGAGCTGTCCGAGCTCGGCGAGAGCGTCGCCGACCTGCTGCTCCGGCGAGAGCCGGTCTGGGAACTGGGCCAGGATCCGCCCCGCGAGCGAGATGTCGCGGCTCTCCACGGTGACACCGGCCGTGCCGGCGTACGCGGAGATGATCGGGAGGAGCGAGTACGTCGCGAGCAGCGGCGCCTCGTCCGTAAGCGTGTAGATGACCTTCGAGTCCAACTCCGAGGCTCCGTTCCTGCGTTCGACCATCCCGCTTCCCAGGATGGTTCGGCGTGCTGGGGGTCATGTCCGTCAGCCGTGCGACCGCACGGGAGGGGACGCGCCACACCGTGGCGGTCCGCGCTGAGGTCAGGCGCTCCGTACACAGAGCCTACTTCGTCGCGCCCCCGGCGCCGGACGCGGGACGAACGGGTGGGCCTAGGCGCGCGGATGAGCCTGCGCGTAGGCGCTGCGCAGACGCTCCGAGCTGACGTGGGTGTAGAGCTGCGTGGTCGCCAGGGAGGCGTGCCCGAGAAGCTCCTGGACGCTGCGCAGGTCGGCGCCGCCCTCGAGCAGATGGGTCGCCGCCGTGTGCCGGAGACCGTGGGGTCCGAGGTCGGGTGCTCCGTCGACGTCGGCGAGCCGCGTGTGCACCATCCGGCGTACGGTCCGCGGGTCGACGCGTCCGCCACGCCGACCGAGGAACAGTGCGGGCCCACTCGCTGCGGCAGCCAGCTCCGAGCGGCGCGCCACCCACCTGTCGACCGCGTCGGCGGCAGGGCGTCCGAAGGGGACGCTGCGCTCCTTGTCACCCTTGCCGATCACCCGGACGACGTTGCGGTTGCGGTCGATGTCGTCGACGTCGAGACCGCACAGCTCACCGACGCGTATGCCGGTCGCGTACAGGAGCTCGAGGATCGCCACATCGCGCACGGCGACTGCAGAGATCTCGGCCTCGGAGGGTGAGCCGCCCGCAGGGACCGCGGCACCTCGCCCGTCGGCGGGCGCACCCGCCGGCGCTGGTGCGGTCGAGGTCGCGGCGCGCGCCGCCGCGTCCAGAAGGTCGCGCACCTCGTCCTGCCGCAGCACGCCGGGAAGCTCTCGGTGTCGACGTGGGTTGGCGAGCATCGCGCCGGGGTCCTGGTCGGCGCGGCCCGTCCGGACCAGCCAGGCCGTGAAGCGGCGTACGGCGGCGGCGCGGCGGGCGAGCGTGCTGCGGGCCCTCCCCCGCACCTGCTGGCCTGCGAGGAAGCTGCGCAGAACCCTCAGCTCGAGCTCGGCGGGGTCGCGCACGCCGAGCGCCTCGGCATGGTCGGCGAGGAGCGCGAGGTCCCCGGAGTAGGCGCGGACGGTGTGCTCGCTCAGACCACGCTCGGACCGCAGGTGTCGCGCGTAGGCCTCGAGCGCGTCGGACCACGCAGGGCTGCGCTCGGAGGACGTCATGGTGCTGAGTCTGACGAGCGATCCTCCTGGCATCAACGGGGCACGCCGTCGGCATCGGCACCACCGCTGTCCACCGGCCGAGCGGAGAGGTCGGCGCGCCGCAGGAGGTGCCAGCCGTGGACGGAGGCGCGCACGTAGCCCTGCGCCTCGAGGTCGGCGAGCGCGGCCTCCACCTCGTCGGAGCGCAATCCCGAGTGCCAGACGATCTCGGGCGTCGTCCGTGGCCCTGCCGCCGGGAGAACCTCGATGACCGCACGTGAGGCCGGCGGGAGCGCGTCCCAGGCGGTCGCCGGCGCGGGCGGAGGAGTCGCGTCACGCTGCCCGAGGTCGTCGAGGTCCTCGAGGACCTCGGCGCCGTTCGTGACGAGAACGGCACGGCCCTGCCGGATCGCCTGGTGCACCCCCACGGCCGACTGGTTCGTCACCGCCCCGGGAACAGCCATCGTGAGCCGCCCGAGCTCGTGGGCCCAACCGAGGGTGTTGAGCGCCCCGCTGCGGCGGGCTGCCTCGACGACCACGGTGCCCTGCGAGAGAGCCGCGATCACCCGGTTGCGGGTCAGGAAGCGGTTGCGCGTCGGGGTCGCGCCTGGCGGGTGCTCGCTGATGACGAGGCCGGCCTCCGCGATGCTGTGCAGGAGGCCGGAGTGCGCCCGCGGATAGTCGATGTCGACGCCGCACGCCAGCACCGCGACCGTCGGTCCTGCGAGCGCCAGTGCGCCACGGTGGGCTGCGGCGTCGATGCCGAACGCGGCACCGCTCACGACCGTCGTGCCCGCATCGACGAGATCGGCAGCCAGGTCACCCGCGACGTCGCACCCGTAGGGCGTGGCGTCACGCGCCCCGACGACCGCCACCGACCGGGCGACCCGGTCGGCAAGCGGACCGGCGCCCCGCACCCAGAGCCCGAGCGGCCGCCCCGCGACGCCGGCCACCGTGCCGACCAGGTCGAGGTCGTCGAGTTGGGCCGGCCACGCGGCGTCCCCAGGGCACACCCAGCGCGCCCCGCACGCGTGGGCAGCAGCGACCGCCGCGCGGAGGCGAGCGTCGATGCCGGCGCCGCGCGCACGCCACGCCTCGGGCACCGCGGAGTCGCCCGCCAGGACCGCTCGCACCAGATCGGTCGGCGAGCACTCGACGAGCGCTGCGGCCAGGCGCGGATCACCGGGCTCCGCGACGAGGCTGAGCGTGACGCGAGCGCGACGATCCTCACGACGCGCTCGCGACACCGATCTCGTCACGGAGGTCGGCACTGGCATCTCGTCACGGGTGACGCCGTCCTCCGGGGCCCCGTCGCCGGTCATGTGGTGATCCCTGCGAGCTGGCCGCCGTCGAACGGGAGGTCGCGACGCAGGACCGTCGCCAGGTCTAGCGCGTCGATGTCGGGCTCGGACTGGCCTCGGAGGTCGGCGATCGTCCACGCGACCCGGAGGAGGCGGTCAGCCGTACGGGCATTGGCCTTGCCCGACCGGACGAGGCGGTCGACCGTGAGGACCAGCCGGGCGGGAGTCGGCAGTCCCCGGCGGAGGAACGCCCCGGGGACCTCGCCGTTCGTGCGCCAGGGTGTGCCGCTGAGGCGATGTCGTTGACGGTCGCGGGCCTCCGCCACACGTGCGGCGACGACGGCGGTCGGTGTGGGGAGCTTCGCCGCCTCTCCGGTGTGGTGGGCCGAGACTGGACCAACGGTGCGCTGAAGGTCCACCCGGTCGAGGATCGGCGCCGACAGCCGCTCGCGGTAGCGCCGCTTGGCCACCGCTGTGCACGCGCACCGGCCCTCCGGACCTGAGCGGCTGCCGCACGGGCACGGGTTGGCGGCGAGCACGAGCAGGAACCGCGCCGGGAACTCAGCCGTCTGCGCCGCGCGGGCGACCGTGACGCAGCCGCTCTCCAACGGCTGGCGCAGCGCCTCGATCACGTCCCGGCGGAACTCCGGGGCCTCGTCGAGGAAGAGCACGCCGTGGTGCGCCAACGACATCGCGCCCGGGCGGACCGTGCGCGTCCCTCCACCGACCAGGGCGGCCGCGGAGGCGGTGTGGTGCGGGTCGACGAACGGCGGTCGCTGGAGCTGAGGCGCGTCCGGGGAGAGCGCACCGGCCACCGAGTAGACGGCGCTCGTCTCCATGGACTGCTGGTGGTCGAGGTCGGGCAGCAGTGCCGGGAGCCTCTGCGCGAGCATCGTCTTGCCCACGCCCGGCGGCCCCGTGAGCAGGAGGTGGTGGGCCCCGGCCGCCGCGACGACCACCGCGGCACGAGCCTCGTCCTGTCCAGCGACGTCGCTCAGGTCCAGGCCGTCGAGCCGTCCTGGGCGCGGATCGACTCCCGGCACGAGCGGCTCGACGGGCGGCTCGTCCGGCGGGTCCTCACCGCGGAGCAGCGCCGCGGCCTGACGCAGCGAACGCACGCCGATGATCCGTGCGCCGTCGACGATGGAGGCCTCGGCAGCGTTCGGCTCCGGCACGATCACGACCTCGCAGCCTGCGGCGACTGCGGCGACCGTCGCGGGCAGCACGCCTGCCACCGCCCGCAGCCGACCGTCGAGCCCGAGCTCGCCCAGCGCGGCTGCCCCGGCGATCCGTTCCTGCGGCACGTGGCCCTCGCTCGCGAGGACGGCCAGCGCGATGCCGAGGTCGAAGTGAGCGCCGGCCTTGGGCAGCCAGGCCGGCGAGAGGTTGATCGTGACCTTGCGGTCGGGCCACGGGAACCTGCTGTTGACGATCGCCGCCCGGCACCGGTCGCGCGCCTCCGCCAACGAGGCATCGGGCAGACCGACCAGGGTCGTCCTGGGGAGCCCGGCGCTCACGTCGACCTCGATGTCGACGAGGCGCCCGCGCATGCCCTCCAGAGACACCGACATGGTGCGTCCCAACCCCATCACGACACCCCCGGGACGTGAGTCACGCTCGCAGCACCTCGCCGAGGGAGCAGGACGGCGACGACGTCGATGCGCACGCCGGCGGCGCGGCGGTCCTGCTGGGCGAGGTAGGCACCGGCGAGCCTCCGCAGCCGCGCGGCCTTCTGGGCCGTGATCGCCTCGAGCGGCGTGCCGTGCGTGGTCGTCCGCCGCGTCTTGACCTCGCAGAACACCAGCGTCTCGCCGTCCTGCGCGACGATGTCGATCTCACCCCACCGGCACCGCCAGTTGCGCGCGAGCACCTGCATGCCCCTGGAGCGCAGATAGTCCGCAGCCACGTTCTCGCCGTGCGCGCCGACTGCCTGGCGCTGGTCGTACGTCGATCCCATCGCAACCACCTCCGCACCCACGGTGGCGCGTCACGACGCGTCAGATCCGTCGACAGCGGCGGGCTGGGGACGGTCGAGCGTCCGACGGGGCTGTGGAGAAGTCCGGTGTCACACCTTGGGAGGCTCGAAGTCGCTGGTGGCGAGCTCCTCGACGTTGACGTCCTTGAACGTGAGGACCTTGACGTTCTTCGCGAACCGAGCCGGCCGGTAGATGTCCCACACCCAGGCGTCGGTCA
Above is a genomic segment from Mumia sp. Pv4-285 containing:
- a CDS encoding YifB family Mg chelatase-like AAA ATPase, with product MSVSLEGMRGRLVDIEVDVSAGLPRTTLVGLPDASLAEARDRCRAAIVNSRFPWPDRKVTINLSPAWLPKAGAHFDLGIALAVLASEGHVPQERIAGAAALGELGLDGRLRAVAGVLPATVAAVAAGCEVVIVPEPNAAEASIVDGARIIGVRSLRQAAALLRGEDPPDEPPVEPLVPGVDPRPGRLDGLDLSDVAGQDEARAAVVVAAAGAHHLLLTGPPGVGKTMLAQRLPALLPDLDHQQSMETSAVYSVAGALSPDAPQLQRPPFVDPHHTASAAALVGGGTRTVRPGAMSLAHHGVLFLDEAPEFRRDVIEALRQPLESGCVTVARAAQTAEFPARFLLVLAANPCPCGSRSGPEGRCACTAVAKRRYRERLSAPILDRVDLQRTVGPVSAHHTGEAAKLPTPTAVVAARVAEARDRQRHRLSGTPWRTNGEVPGAFLRRGLPTPARLVLTVDRLVRSGKANARTADRLLRVAWTIADLRGQSEPDIDALDLATVLRRDLPFDGGQLAGITT
- a CDS encoding YraN family protein: MGSTYDQRQAVGAHGENVAADYLRSRGMQVLARNWRCRWGEIDIVAQDGETLVFCEVKTRRTTTHGTPLEAITAQKAARLRRLAGAYLAQQDRRAAGVRIDVVAVLLPRRGAASVTHVPGVS
- a CDS encoding NADP-dependent isocitrate dehydrogenase, with protein sequence MVERRNGASELDSKVIYTLTDEAPLLATYSLLPIISAYAGTAGVTVESRDISLAGRILAQFPDRLSPEQQVGDALAELGQLAKQPEANIIKLPNISASVPQLKAAVAELQAQGYAIPNYPDEPATDEERDVRARYDKVKGSAVNPVLREGNSDRRAPASVKSYARKHPHSMGAWSADSKTNVAHMEADDFRSSEKSAVIEKDGSLRIEHVAADGSTTVLRESVPVLAGEVVDATAMNVAALREFLTAQIERAKAEGVLFSVHLKATMMKVSDPIIFGHVVQAFFPQLFAEHGDALAAAGLSPNNGLGSILAGIDSLPADVRDSVQAAINQGLADGPALAMVDSDRGITNLHVPSDVIVDASMPAMIRTSGHMWGPDGAEADTLAVIPDSSYAGIYQVVIDDCRARGAFDPTTMGSVPNVGLMAQAAEEYGSHDKTFEIASAGTVRVVDNDGSVVFEHAVSEGDVWRMCQTKDVPIRDWVKLAVSRARATGAPAVFWLDETRAHDRNLIAKVRSYLTEHDTDGLQIEIMSPVDATAFSLERIRKGEDTISVTGNVLRDYLTDLFPILELGTSAKMLSVVPLINGGGLFETGAGGSAPKHVQQLVKENYLRWDSLGEFLALAVSLEHLAEVTGNAKAQVLADTLDRATGTFLDENKSPSRRVGGIDNRGSHFFLALYWAQELAAQTEDAELAAAFAPLAETLSANAQQITDELIGVQGSPVEIGGYYRPDDALASQVMRPSKTLNDAIATLA
- a CDS encoding tyrosine recombinase XerC — protein: MTSSERSPAWSDALEAYARHLRSERGLSEHTVRAYSGDLALLADHAEALGVRDPAELELRVLRSFLAGQQVRGRARSTLARRAAAVRRFTAWLVRTGRADQDPGAMLANPRRHRELPGVLRQDEVRDLLDAAARAATSTAPAPAGAPADGRGAAVPAGGSPSEAEISAVAVRDVAILELLYATGIRVGELCGLDVDDIDRNRNVVRVIGKGDKERSVPFGRPAADAVDRWVARRSELAAAASGPALFLGRRGGRVDPRTVRRMVHTRLADVDGAPDLGPHGLRHTAATHLLEGGADLRSVQELLGHASLATTQLYTHVSSERLRSAYAQAHPRA
- the dprA gene encoding DNA-processing protein DprA, producing the protein MTGDGAPEDGVTRDEMPVPTSVTRSVSRARREDRRARVTLSLVAEPGDPRLAAALVECSPTDLVRAVLAGDSAVPEAWRARGAGIDARLRAAVAAAHACGARWVCPGDAAWPAQLDDLDLVGTVAGVAGRPLGLWVRGAGPLADRVARSVAVVGARDATPYGCDVAGDLAADLVDAGTTVVSGAAFGIDAAAHRGALALAGPTVAVLACGVDIDYPRAHSGLLHSIAEAGLVISEHPPGATPTRNRFLTRNRVIAALSQGTVVVEAARRSGALNTLGWAHELGRLTMAVPGAVTNQSAVGVHQAIRQGRAVLVTNGAEVLEDLDDLGQRDATPPPAPATAWDALPPASRAVIEVLPAAGPRTTPEIVWHSGLRSDEVEAALADLEAQGYVRASVHGWHLLRRADLSARPVDSGGADADGVPR